A window of the Butyricimonas virosa genome harbors these coding sequences:
- a CDS encoding thioredoxin family protein, protein MKTILVIVLIFIGGIQAFGQGIEFFKGDYNAALEKAKQEGKMLFVDFYVDWCGPCKRLAKDVFTLEAVGNYFNEKFVSIQIDAENPANRQVVEQNKVRSYPTLAFFDADGKLLSRLEGALDGAALIKSAKVVTGEEMSFEEIYTKFKSSKNDLVLMQQLLLGAPTYVSTLENMEQAKWIARIEKIFKDYIDLKMGPELINVDDYRIINTFHHADKPGDKLMEFMNKNMEAYLKLGEGPAYFVMEYNNKIMENMARAGKEEYKKYLERIDGDMKLTYSVVPQKTMSARQRFTYLYDAEYLLFYKKDGEGYVTSMDAYFKELGEDARAVDYGMAAQQVYTATGGKVPESVILKTKEWTVKALQYTDISLMDKINFLAMLGDTNKVLKEYVEAKKCYNQAFMESMQMEQEMTKAMIQMRIKQKLAALDLIK, encoded by the coding sequence ATGAAAACAATTCTGGTTATTGTATTAATATTTATAGGAGGAATTCAGGCTTTCGGTCAAGGAATTGAATTCTTTAAAGGAGATTATAATGCGGCTTTAGAAAAAGCCAAGCAAGAGGGAAAGATGCTGTTTGTAGATTTCTATGTGGATTGGTGCGGGCCTTGCAAACGGCTGGCTAAAGATGTTTTCACACTTGAGGCTGTTGGAAATTATTTTAATGAAAAGTTTGTTTCCATACAGATTGATGCGGAGAATCCCGCTAATCGTCAGGTTGTGGAACAGAATAAAGTAAGATCGTATCCTACACTGGCTTTTTTTGATGCGGATGGAAAATTACTGTCTCGCTTGGAAGGAGCTCTTGATGGTGCCGCTCTTATAAAATCGGCCAAGGTTGTCACGGGGGAAGAGATGAGCTTTGAGGAGATTTACACGAAGTTCAAATCTTCTAAAAATGATTTGGTACTAATGCAACAGTTGTTGCTAGGTGCCCCCACTTACGTGAGTACATTGGAAAATATGGAACAGGCAAAATGGATTGCCCGAATCGAAAAGATTTTTAAGGACTATATTGATTTGAAAATGGGACCGGAACTGATAAATGTAGATGATTATCGTATTATCAATACTTTTCATCATGCGGATAAGCCGGGGGACAAGTTGATGGAGTTTATGAATAAAAACATGGAGGCTTATTTGAAACTTGGGGAAGGGCCTGCTTATTTTGTGATGGAGTACAATAATAAAATCATGGAGAATATGGCTCGTGCCGGCAAGGAGGAATATAAAAAATACTTGGAACGCATTGATGGGGATATGAAATTGACATATAGCGTGGTTCCACAGAAAACGATGTCTGCCCGGCAGCGTTTCACCTATTTGTATGATGCCGAGTACTTACTTTTTTATAAGAAAGATGGGGAGGGATACGTGACGTCAATGGATGCTTATTTTAAAGAATTGGGAGAGGATGCCCGTGCCGTTGATTATGGAATGGCAGCCCAGCAAGTTTATACCGCAACAGGAGGAAAGGTGCCTGAAAGTGTTATTTTGAAAACGAAAGAATGGACGGTGAAAGCATTGCAATATACAGATATTTCGTTGATGGATAAAATTAACTTTTTGGCTATGTTAGGGGATACCAATAAGGTTTTGAAAGAATATGTGGAGGCGAAGAAGTGTTATAATCAGGCTTTTATGGAATCCATGCAAATGGAACAGGAAATGACAAAAGCGATGATTCAAATGAGGATCAAGCAGAAATTAGCCGCTTTAGATTTGATAAAATAA
- a CDS encoding fasciclin domain-containing protein — protein MKNIGIILVLLSLFSCETKYNYIDSGLANGRFDGTMYDYLHSNSYDWDSTLLLVERAGLEDLFQGKQAGYEKITFFGPTNLSILRWMIEQGYNAVREIPEATCRELILRHIVAGIHWRDDIPRGEQVLGETQGKGGEVFTSAFGTKFWVYSFQDTYHDIPDVGPVYLYVTSFDTRTQIDVASTDIETDNGVVHSLNYSYTFGQL, from the coding sequence ATGAAAAACATAGGAATAATCTTGGTTTTGCTCTCGCTTTTTTCTTGCGAGACTAAATACAATTACATCGATTCGGGTTTAGCTAACGGTCGTTTTGACGGAACAATGTATGACTATCTGCATTCCAATTCTTACGATTGGGATAGTACGTTACTCTTGGTGGAACGTGCCGGTCTGGAAGATTTGTTTCAAGGGAAACAGGCCGGGTACGAGAAAATAACCTTTTTCGGACCGACAAATTTGTCGATTCTTCGATGGATGATCGAGCAGGGATATAATGCTGTCCGGGAAATTCCGGAGGCAACGTGTCGGGAGTTGATATTACGGCATATCGTTGCCGGAATTCATTGGCGTGATGATATCCCCCGGGGGGAACAGGTATTGGGAGAGACACAAGGGAAAGGTGGGGAGGTTTTCACCAGTGCTTTCGGGACAAAATTCTGGGTATATTCGTTTCAAGATACTTATCATGATATTCCGGACGTGGGACCCGTGTATTTGTATGTCACTTCGTTTGACACGAGAACGCAGATTGACGTCGCTTCAACTGATATAGAAACGGATAATGGGGTCGTTCATTCTTTGAATTATTCTTATACTTTTGGACAATTATAA